The following are encoded in a window of Gasterosteus aculeatus chromosome 5, fGasAcu3.hap1.1, whole genome shotgun sequence genomic DNA:
- the adgra1a gene encoding adhesion G protein-coupled receptor A1 produces the protein MDLKRVLSFPPYPGDYLHPVVYACTAVMLLCLLVSIMTYVVHHSVIRISRNGWHTLLNFLFHTGLTFGVFAGGINQINLPFVCQIVGIVLHYASLSTMLWLTFTARNIFKDVLKDPLRTQKRDGTGRTRRKPTVLRFYLVSDGIPLLIVGVTAAFGMDNYGSRDDALYCWMAWEPSLGGFYGPMCLLVLVMSVYFLCTYIQLKRHPQKKYELRILSEEQQQLSSNESNHHCQTDTGGVSGSAGDCQPFATGVSVLANEHSFKSQLRATAFTLFLFLSTWALGALAVSLGHFLDMIFSCLYGAFCVTLGLFLLIQHCAKRDDVWHRWWACCPSKSEDGDRDGNEQSPRQELHQPHCHLISPCFGKQPLLASHLVQSSCQKMTPPSQSPIPNHAGPCCVAVMSPVTAAPMSPLAEPLPSPCQQTLSDELPRPALPLQACLNDRSKSRSFNRPRPCLQDYRSHMTSTSMDGSGYSSHLDSPHAAHHLEGSPLASNCPHPDLQLPCLSPYLEKQLASCHSLQHQDSCHSVQDSIASGHGRTHNMHDSITSCHSLLLPSGGNTCQWHMYSSADHSSTTSCCEKPDPFALQYKQEPETYSCASKPIDEEKDRLCVEVEQKGFPRNTLPRQHGTISRRGTIGRNRSLQEDGLFGSDATGNIRTGPWKNETTV, from the exons GATTTGAAGAGAGTGCTGTCCTTTCCACCGTACCCCGGGGACTACCTGCATCCAGTGGTCTACGCCTGCACGGCAGTCATGCTGCTCTGTCTGCTCGTCTCCATCATGACCTACGTAGTCCATCACAG TGTGATCCGCATCAGCAGGAATGGCTGGCACACGCTTCTTAACTTCCTTTTCCACACGGGGCTGACGTTTGGAGTTTTTGCCGGGGGCATCAATCAGATCAACTTACCTTTTGTTTGTCAAATC GTTGGCATTGTGCTCCACTATGCTTCTTTGTCTACCATGCTGTGGCTGACGTTTACTGCTAGAAACATCTTTAAAGATGTGTTGAAAGACCCGCTACGGACTCAGAAAAGGGATGGGACGGGTCGGACTCGCAGAAAACCTACAGTCCTCAG ATTTTATCTTGTGAGTGATGGAATCCCTCTCCTAATTGTTGGAGTTACAGCAGCATTTGGTATGGATAACTATGGCAGCAGGGATGACGCATTGTA TTGCTGGATGGCATGGGAACCAAGTTTGGGAGGTTTCTATGGCCCCATGTGTCTTTTGGTCTTAGTCATGTCTGTGTACTTCCTGTGCACGTACATCCAGCTGAAACGCCACCCACAGAAGAAGTATGAGCTGCGAATTCTAagtgaagagcagcagcagttatCGTCCAACGAGTCAAACCATCACTGCCAAACTGACACTGGGGGAGTTTCTGGCTCCGCTGGCGACTGTCAGCCATTTGCAACAGGCGTGTCGGTGCTGGCCAATGAGCACTCATTTAAATCTCAGCTCCGGGCCACAGCCTTCACCCTCTTCCTGTTCCTGTCTACCTGGGCTTTGGGAGCATTGGCGGTGTCACTGGGACATTTCCTGGATATGATATTCAGCTGCCTGTATGGGGCTTTTTGTGTCACTCTGGGGCTCTTCCTTCTCATCCAGCACTGTGCCAAACGTGATGACGTATGGCACCGTTGGTGGGCTTGTTGCCCGTCCAAGTCCGAGGACGGGGATCGGGACGGGAACGAACAGAGCCCAAGGCAGGAGCTCCATCAGCCACATTGCCACCTGATTTCACCGTGCTTCGGCAAGCAGCCTCTGCTCGCCTCTCACCTCGTTCAGAGTTCCTGCCAGAAAATGACGCCTCCCTCCCAGAGCCCTATTCCCAATCACGCGGGTCCATGCTGCGTGGCCGTAATGAGTCCTGTCACCGCGGCCCCCATGTCACCTCTCGCTGAGCCACTGCCTTCACCGTGTCAGCAGACGCTTTCCGACGAGCTCCCGCGTCCCGCTCTTCCTCTACAGGCCTGCCTTAATGACAGATCAAAGTCGCGCTCCTTTAACCGCCCACGTCCATGTCTCCAGGACTACCGCTCACACATGACTTCCACCAGTATGGACGGGAGTGGCTACAGCTCGCACCTCGACAGCCCACATGCAGCGCACCACCTCGAAGGCTCACCACTAGCTTCCAACTGCCCACACCCAGACCTCCAGCTTCCCTGCCTGAGCCCTTACTTGGAAAAGCAGCTGGCTTCCTGCCACAGCTTGCAACACCAGGACTCCTGCCATAGCGTGCAAGACTCGATAGCTTCGGGTCACGGCCGGACACACAACATGCACGACAGCATTACTTCCTGTCATAGCCTCCTCCTGCCTTCTGGGGGCAACACCTGCCAGTGGCACATGTACAGCTCAGCTGATCACTCCTCCACTACGAGCTGCTGTGAGAAACCCGACCCCTTTGCCTTGCAGTACAAGCAAGAACCCGAAACATACAGCTGCGCGTCAAAGCCAATTGATGAAGAGAAGGATCGTCTATGTGTAGAGGTGGAGCAGAAAGGTTTCCCTAGAAATACTCTGCCTCGGCAGCATGGCACCATCAGCAGGCGAGGTACAATCGGCCGAAACCGGAGCCTGCAGGAAGACGGCCTCTTCGGTTCAGACGCCACTGGCAACATTCGGACTGGTCCTTGGAAGAATGAAACCACTGTATAG